The Elaeis guineensis isolate ETL-2024a chromosome 14, EG11, whole genome shotgun sequence genome has a segment encoding these proteins:
- the LOC105057650 gene encoding N6-mAMP deaminase, whose protein sequence is MEIREWCHEIPKIELHAHLNGSIRDSTLLELAKVLGEKGVIVFEDVAHVITKNGRSLPECFKLFDLYHILTTDHGTVSRITKEVVEDFAAENVVYLELRTTPKKNEAKGMTKQSYMKAVIDGLRAVDTVDVALANSDSSTDYCLEPLPINDTQGRIRRNKIYIRLLLSIDRRETTASAMETVDLAMELKDAGVVGIDLSGNPVVGEWQTFIPALKHAKQLGLPLTLHCAEIPNQKEVQAMLDIHPERIGHACFIEEEEWRRIKSAKIPVEICLTSNVRTERLHSIDDHHFVDLYNSKHPLALCTDDCGLFSTTLSNEYYLAASTFGLDKGQIFQLARSAIEFVFADNEVKEALRNIFEAAERKLMP, encoded by the exons atggagataAGGGAGTGGTGCCATGAGATTCCCAAGATAGAGCTTCACGCTCACCTCAACGGTTCCATCAGAGACTCCACCCTTCT GGAACTCGCAAAAGTGCTGGGCGAAAAAGGTGTCATTGTTTTTGAAGATGTAGCGCATGTGATTACGAAAA ATGGCAGATCCTTGCCCGAGTGCTTCAAGCTCTTTGATTTGTATCACATTCTTACAACCGACCACGGAACAGTATCAAGAATCACCAAGGAA GTTGTGGAAGATTTTGCAGCTGAGAATGTTGTCTACTTGGAACTGAGAACAACTCCAAAG AAGAATGAAGCTAAAGGGATGACTAAGCAATCTTATATGAAAGCAGTTATTGATGGTTTAAGAGCTGTCGATACTGTTGATGTTGCTTTAGCAAATTCTGACTCAAGTACTGATTATTGTTTAGAACCTTTACCAATAAATGATACACAAGGTAGAATAAGGAGGAACAAGATATACATCCGCCTTCTTTTAAGTATTGACCGTCGTGAAACAACTGCATCAGCAATGGAAACG GTTGATTTGGCAATGGAATTGAAGGATGCTGGGGTGGTTGGTATTGACCTTTCAGGCAATCCTGTTGTTGGGGAGTG GCAAACCTTCATTCCAGCACTAAAGCATGCTAAACAACTGGGGCTCCCTCTTACCCTTCACTGTGCAGAG ATACCTAACCAGAAGGAAGTCCAAGCAATGTTGGACATCCACCCTGAGAGGATAGGTCATGCTTGTTTTATCGAAGAGGAAGAATGGAGAAGGATAAAATCAGCAAAAATTCCG GTAGAGATATGTTTGACTTCCAATGTCCGAACTGAACGCCTCCATTCAATAGATGATCATCATTTTG TCGATCTGTACAATTCAAAACATCCACTGGCCCTTTGCACCGATGATTGTGGGTTATTCTCTACCACTCTCTCCAATGAGTACTACCTTGCGGCCTCAACATTTG GACTCGACAAAGGTCAAATTTTCCAGCTGGCTCgaagtgcaatcgagtttgtgtTTGCTGATAATGAAGTGAAGGAGGCTCTGAGAAATATATTTGAAGCTGCTGAGAGAAAACTAATGCCATAG